Proteins encoded together in one Hevea brasiliensis isolate MT/VB/25A 57/8 chromosome 16, ASM3005281v1, whole genome shotgun sequence window:
- the LOC110639728 gene encoding 40S ribosomal protein S15a-1, with product MVRVSVLNDALKSMYNAEKRGKRQVMIRPSSKVIIKFLLVMQKHGYIGEFEYVDDHRAGKIVVELNGRLNKCGVISPRFDIGVKEIEGWTARLLPSRQFGYIVLTTSAGIMDHEEARRKNVGGKVLGFFY from the exons ATGGTGAGAGTCAGTGTATTGAATGATGCTCTTAAGAGCATGTATAATGCTGAGAAGAGAGGCAAAAGACAAGTTATGATCAGGCCATCCTCGAAAGTGATTATCAAGTTTCTTTTGGTCATGCAGAAGCATG GTTATATTGGAGAGTTTGAGTATGTTGATGATCACAGAGCTGGCAAAATTGTGGTTGAACTGAATGGACGGTTGAACAAATGTGGAGTTATTAGTCCTCGCTTTGATATTGGAGTCAAAGAGATTGAAGGTTGGACTGCTAGATTGCTTCCTTCAAGACAA TTTGGCTATATTGTGCTGACAACATCTGCTGGCATCATGGATCATGAAGAAGCTAGGAGAAAGAATGTTGGAGGCAAAGTACTTGGTTTCTTTTATTGA